A DNA window from Corynebacterium ciconiae DSM 44920 contains the following coding sequences:
- a CDS encoding YchJ family protein → MSNHPAQPLAPEKRCPCCSGLSYGDCCGIYHGVDCGWKLEEARPAPTAEALMRSRFSAFAVGFAGYLMATWAPEHRPDEITLDSEETRFYRLDILSSTRGGPMDTEGSVSFAAYVRGPSGREVQREHSLFERRNGRWFYTTGTPVTC, encoded by the coding sequence ATGAGTAACCACCCTGCCCAACCGCTCGCCCCCGAGAAACGCTGCCCCTGCTGCTCGGGGTTGAGCTACGGCGACTGCTGCGGGATCTATCACGGCGTGGACTGCGGATGGAAGCTGGAAGAGGCTAGGCCTGCCCCCACAGCTGAGGCGTTGATGCGGTCTCGCTTCAGTGCCTTCGCTGTTGGTTTTGCCGGCTACCTCATGGCCACGTGGGCACCAGAGCACCGCCCAGATGAGATCACTCTCGACAGCGAGGAGACGCGTTTTTATCGGCTCGATATCCTCAGTAGCACTCGCGGCGGGCCGATGGATACGGAGGGCTCGGTGAGCTTCGCCGCCTATGTTCGCGGCCCTTCAGGCCGCGAAGTACAACGGGAACACTCGCTATTTGAGCGCCGTAACGGCCGGTGGTTCTACACCACCGGAACGCCTGTGACCTGCTGA
- a CDS encoding PASTA domain-containing protein has product MTDDRQRNSWDDNGDEPTRFIPRDTSQYGREDSYNSYDDADDFATEYLGAHDAQPEPRTEQTQYLGPQGSQQTPEENYPRQYYAPLEDEQGYEPQQPYDQPQGQPYGQPQPAAYPPPNYAPPQEPKKSSAMPWIIAVVALVVLAVVVGMFAFGRDGENTAESTTTPPPVETVTETVEPEAPAPTEDPAVQQRLQEETDRLRESVESLTSEVQAPATAVPDVMGDNGVVAVAQLKARGFSDVRTVDASGAEISGADLLGGSVTRVDPPAGTETDKSTPVTLVIE; this is encoded by the coding sequence ATGACGGACGATAGGCAGCGGAATTCGTGGGACGATAACGGCGATGAGCCCACCCGTTTCATCCCGCGCGATACCTCACAGTACGGGCGGGAGGATTCCTATAACAGCTACGATGACGCCGACGATTTTGCCACCGAGTATCTTGGGGCCCACGACGCACAGCCCGAACCCCGTACTGAACAGACTCAGTACTTAGGCCCTCAGGGCAGCCAGCAGACCCCAGAGGAGAACTATCCGCGCCAGTATTACGCCCCCTTAGAGGACGAGCAGGGCTACGAGCCCCAGCAACCCTATGATCAGCCCCAGGGCCAGCCCTACGGGCAACCTCAACCGGCGGCTTATCCTCCGCCGAACTATGCCCCGCCGCAGGAGCCAAAGAAGTCCTCGGCGATGCCGTGGATTATCGCGGTGGTCGCTCTCGTCGTGCTCGCCGTGGTGGTGGGCATGTTTGCCTTCGGCCGCGATGGCGAGAACACCGCCGAGTCCACGACTACTCCACCGCCGGTGGAAACCGTAACGGAGACAGTTGAGCCGGAGGCCCCAGCCCCCACCGAGGATCCAGCCGTGCAGCAGCGCCTCCAGGAAGAAACAGACAGGCTGCGCGAGTCCGTAGAGTCGCTGACTTCCGAGGTTCAGGCACCAGCTACCGCTGTACCGGATGTGATGGGCGATAACGGCGTAGTCGCGGTGGCACAATTGAAGGCCCGCGGCTTTAGCGATGTCCGCACGGTCGATGCCTCCGGTGCAGAGATCAGTGGCGCAGACCTGCTCGGGGGCTCGGTGACGCGCGTTGATCCGCCGGCCGGAACCGAGACGGATAAGTCCACTCCCGTTACTTTGGTCATCGAGTAG
- the secA2 gene encoding accessory Sec system translocase SecA2: MAGMKWFWKALGAKETKHEKKSLAVAEQAQEILRREGSALAGEHARAVAAQCLTGGAGELGTSIKDMPRLLASIGACSAAAHEEAPFVSQYQAAQRLLAGDVIQMATGEGKTLAGAMAAVGFALQGQRVHVITVNDYLAQRDATRMRDIFSPFGVSVSFISEKMTPAQRRHAYSADVVYSSVNEIGFDVLRDQLVTHAEDAVQSGADVAIVDEADSVLVDQALVPLVLAGTDQSTAPTGRITEIVRRLKEGEHFDVDDERRNVFLNDAGAHYVEEALGIDTLYDEQHIGTTLVHVNLALHAQALLIRDVHYIVRDGKVSLIDASRGRVADLQRWPDGLQAAVEAKEGLVVSDGGRILDTITLQALMKRYPLVCGMTGTAVEATDQLRQFYDLRVSVIEREAPLQRFDEQDRVFATIAEKNAAIVDEIERLHRKDQPVLVGTHDVAESEELAAALAERDIPVSVLNAKNDAEEATIVAEAGDLGRVTVSTQMAGRGTDIRLGGADERDHDAVVERGGLAVIGTARHRTARLDNQLRGRAGRQGDPGSSVFFVALDDDVVHAGGGGAQIQARPDAAGRVESKKVRDFIEHCQRVTEGQLLEIHAQTWKYNKLLADQRVIIDERRQRLLHTEQALEECRQRSPRRAAELEESVDHEVLVQACREIMLYHLDYGWSEHLALLDDVRESIHLRAIAKETPIDEFHRIAVSEFKQLVQQAVDDAVDSFEQVRIDHEGAHLGDEGLVRPSATWTYMVNDNPLSGSGNSVLGGIAGMFR; this comes from the coding sequence GTGGCTGGCATGAAGTGGTTTTGGAAAGCGCTCGGAGCCAAGGAAACGAAGCACGAGAAGAAAAGCTTGGCCGTAGCCGAACAGGCGCAGGAAATTCTGCGCAGGGAAGGCTCAGCGCTCGCCGGGGAACATGCCCGCGCAGTGGCCGCTCAGTGTCTCACTGGCGGCGCTGGTGAGCTCGGCACGTCGATTAAGGATATGCCGCGGCTATTGGCCTCCATTGGGGCTTGCAGTGCTGCGGCGCACGAGGAAGCGCCCTTTGTTTCCCAATACCAGGCCGCGCAACGATTGCTGGCTGGGGATGTGATTCAAATGGCCACCGGTGAGGGCAAGACCCTCGCTGGGGCGATGGCAGCGGTCGGCTTTGCGCTGCAGGGCCAGCGGGTGCACGTGATCACGGTCAATGACTATCTGGCGCAACGTGACGCCACTAGGATGCGCGACATCTTCAGCCCTTTCGGGGTGAGTGTCTCCTTCATCTCGGAGAAAATGACGCCGGCGCAGCGTCGTCACGCCTATAGCGCCGATGTGGTCTACAGCTCGGTCAATGAAATCGGCTTCGACGTGCTCCGGGATCAGTTGGTCACACACGCCGAGGATGCGGTGCAATCGGGAGCCGATGTGGCGATCGTGGACGAGGCGGACTCCGTTCTCGTGGACCAAGCGCTCGTTCCGCTGGTGCTTGCTGGGACCGACCAATCCACGGCGCCGACTGGCCGGATCACCGAGATTGTGCGGCGGCTCAAAGAGGGAGAGCATTTCGATGTCGACGATGAGCGGCGCAATGTCTTCCTCAACGACGCCGGCGCTCACTACGTGGAAGAAGCCCTGGGCATCGATACCCTCTACGACGAGCAGCATATCGGCACTACATTGGTGCACGTAAACCTCGCACTGCATGCTCAAGCATTGCTGATCCGCGATGTGCACTACATTGTGCGCGACGGCAAAGTGTCGCTTATCGACGCTTCCCGCGGGCGCGTCGCCGATCTCCAGCGATGGCCCGACGGGCTGCAAGCCGCGGTGGAAGCCAAGGAAGGGCTTGTTGTCTCTGACGGTGGGCGCATTCTGGACACCATTACCTTGCAGGCGCTGATGAAGCGCTATCCGTTGGTGTGCGGAATGACCGGAACTGCCGTGGAGGCCACCGACCAATTGCGTCAATTCTATGATCTGCGTGTGTCGGTGATCGAGCGCGAAGCGCCCTTGCAGCGTTTCGATGAGCAAGACCGCGTCTTTGCCACTATCGCCGAAAAGAACGCGGCCATCGTGGACGAAATCGAGCGCCTTCACCGCAAGGACCAGCCGGTGCTCGTGGGCACCCACGACGTGGCCGAGTCCGAGGAACTTGCCGCTGCACTTGCAGAGCGCGACATTCCGGTGAGCGTGCTCAACGCCAAAAATGATGCTGAGGAAGCCACTATTGTTGCTGAGGCCGGTGATCTTGGTCGTGTCACCGTCTCCACCCAAATGGCTGGGCGCGGCACCGATATTCGGCTCGGTGGTGCCGATGAGCGTGACCATGATGCAGTGGTCGAACGCGGCGGGTTGGCCGTGATTGGAACCGCTCGGCACCGCACCGCTCGGCTCGACAACCAGCTGCGCGGGCGTGCAGGCCGCCAGGGAGATCCTGGCAGCTCTGTGTTTTTCGTGGCGCTAGACGATGACGTGGTGCACGCCGGCGGTGGGGGTGCCCAGATTCAGGCCCGGCCCGACGCTGCGGGAAGGGTCGAGTCGAAGAAAGTGCGCGACTTTATCGAGCACTGCCAGCGTGTGACCGAGGGCCAGTTGCTCGAGATCCACGCTCAAACATGGAAGTACAACAAGCTGCTCGCCGATCAGCGGGTGATCATTGATGAACGCCGCCAACGGCTGCTGCACACCGAGCAGGCGCTTGAGGAGTGTCGTCAACGCAGTCCTCGGCGCGCCGCCGAGTTGGAAGAAAGCGTTGATCACGAAGTACTCGTGCAGGCGTGCCGCGAGATTATGCTCTACCACCTGGATTATGGCTGGAGTGAGCATCTGGCGCTGTTGGACGACGTGCGTGAGTCCATTCACCTACGCGCCATTGCGAAAGAAACGCCCATTGATGAGTTTCACCGCATCGCGGTGTCAGAATTCAAACAGCTGGTGCAGCAGGCGGTGGACGATGCGGTGGACAGCTTCGAACAGGTGCGCATTGACCACGAGGGCGCGCACCTCGGCGATGAGGGACTTGTGCGCCCCTCGGCTACCTGGACCTACATGGTCAACGACAATCCGCTTTCCGGCAGCGGCAATTCGGTGCTGGGTGGAATCGCTGGAATGTTCCGATAG
- a CDS encoding bifunctional alpha/beta hydrolase/OsmC family protein, translating to MHSVSVKLPSSTGSLMAGTIDFPDGTPRAFAMFAHCFTGSRFTPAASRVSKTLADEGIACLRFDFPGLGQSEGEFARTSFSSNVADIRAAYDWLEEHYEAPQLMVGHSLGGAAALRAVAANGIERMKSIKAVATLGAPFDPAHAVLHFADRIGEVDEHGAVTLKLGGRDITISREFLEDLAEVNPESYLHRLKVPLLLLHSPVDQTVGIDNAQKIFLCARYPKSLVALDKVDHLATRPGAAQRAAHLISTWVRPYLQSTADSEAEDILPEGVAEAQSIPAGKFTDLVHTGSRSFTTDREKERGGKDLGIAPTSLLIAALAAATSEEIRAAAREGRIRELDDVRVSVTKVVGADSEQPVLRRKIALIGDLSDEQRAELLAARDNSPVSAMLSHVRIEDRDE from the coding sequence ATGCATTCAGTCTCAGTTAAACTGCCTTCTTCCACCGGCTCGCTCATGGCGGGAACCATCGATTTCCCTGACGGCACCCCTCGTGCCTTCGCCATGTTTGCGCACTGCTTCACCGGTTCGCGTTTCACCCCTGCAGCATCGCGAGTGTCGAAGACTTTGGCCGATGAGGGCATTGCCTGCCTGCGTTTCGACTTTCCCGGCCTAGGCCAGTCGGAAGGCGAGTTTGCCCGCACCTCTTTTAGCTCAAACGTGGCCGATATCCGCGCCGCCTACGATTGGCTTGAGGAGCACTACGAGGCCCCGCAGTTGATGGTGGGCCACTCCCTCGGCGGTGCGGCCGCGCTGCGGGCCGTGGCTGCGAATGGCATCGAACGCATGAAGTCCATCAAGGCGGTGGCCACACTCGGGGCGCCCTTCGATCCTGCCCACGCGGTGTTGCACTTCGCGGATCGCATCGGTGAGGTGGATGAGCACGGGGCGGTCACGCTGAAGCTCGGCGGGCGCGATATCACTATCTCTCGTGAATTCCTCGAGGATCTCGCCGAGGTCAACCCAGAGAGCTACCTGCACCGGCTGAAGGTGCCCCTGTTGTTGCTGCACTCCCCAGTGGATCAAACGGTCGGCATCGATAATGCCCAGAAGATCTTCCTGTGCGCCCGCTACCCAAAGTCCTTGGTGGCCTTGGATAAGGTCGATCACCTCGCCACCCGTCCCGGCGCCGCCCAGCGCGCGGCGCATCTGATCTCCACATGGGTGCGGCCCTATCTGCAGTCCACGGCAGATTCGGAAGCAGAGGACATCCTCCCCGAGGGCGTGGCCGAAGCCCAGTCGATTCCCGCCGGTAAGTTCACGGACCTAGTGCACACAGGATCGCGGAGCTTCACTACGGACCGCGAGAAGGAGCGTGGCGGCAAGGATCTAGGCATTGCTCCCACGTCCCTGCTTATCGCCGCCCTGGCAGCCGCTACCTCGGAGGAGATCCGAGCAGCCGCTCGCGAGGGACGCATTCGCGAGCTTGACGACGTCCGGGTCTCTGTGACCAAGGTCGTCGGCGCCGACAGCGAGCAGCCGGTGCTCCGCCGCAAGATCGCCCTGATCGGTGATCTAAGTGATGAGCAGCGCGCCGAGTTGCTCGCCGCCCGCGATAATTCCCCAGTCTCGGCGATGCTCTCTCATGTGCGTATCGAAGACCGCGATGAGTAA
- the odhI gene encoding oxoglutarate dehydrogenase inhibitor Odhl: MSDNTDVSQTQVETTSVFRADLLKEMESGAQAAPANVGAGNLPEGAALLVVKRGPNAGSRFLLDQETTTAGRHPESDIFLDDVTVSRRHAEFRRDGEGQFEVVDVGSLNGTYVNREPKNAEALNTGDEVQIGKFRLVFLAGPKK, from the coding sequence ATGAGTGACAACACTGACGTTTCCCAGACTCAGGTGGAGACCACATCTGTTTTCCGCGCTGATCTGCTTAAGGAAATGGAGTCTGGTGCTCAGGCTGCACCGGCGAATGTCGGCGCTGGCAACCTGCCTGAGGGGGCGGCGCTGCTGGTCGTGAAGCGCGGCCCGAACGCAGGTTCCCGCTTCTTGCTCGATCAGGAGACCACCACTGCAGGTCGCCACCCAGAAAGCGACATTTTCCTTGATGATGTCACCGTGTCTCGTCGTCACGCGGAGTTCCGCCGCGATGGCGAGGGGCAGTTCGAGGTGGTGGATGTGGGAAGCCTGAACGGCACCTACGTCAACCGCGAGCCGAAGAACGCTGAGGCGCTCAACACCGGCGATGAGGTGCAGATCGGCAAGTTCCGTCTTGTCTTCCTCGCTGGTCCGAAGAAGTAG